TTGGAGGGTATCTCAGAAATTTCGGTATTATGGGGGGGTTTAATTGCAGTGTGCCAATAATTGGGGGTGTGTGACAGTGTTAGCAATGAAATCTTGTTTGAATCCTCAAAGGTCTTGAAGATCTTGTGGTTCTATGGTTAAGTTCATTTGGCTAATTTACTGGAaagaatttcatttttgaaCTTTGCTTGGCATTACATGTTATTTGAAGATTGTTTATCTCCCTGTTTTAGTCTGGTAATAATTGACAATGAATATCAATCGTCAATATAAATGCACTTTTCTGGTAAAAGATAAATTGCTCAGTCATTAAAGGACTTTGTTACTTTTGGTTCCATGAATCACAGAAAAATCTGAGCTGAAGGACTTCCTGCATATTAGTGACTTTGACAAAGCAACAATCATGAAAATACTGAACCGAGCATCTGAGGTCAAAGCCCTGCTTAAATCTGGAGAGAGGACATATCTACCATTTAAGGGAAAGACAATGGCCATGATCTTTGCAAAACCATCAATGCGAACGCGGGTTTCATTTGAGACTGGATTTAGCTTACTGGGAGGCCATGCTATATATTTGGGACCAGATGACATTCAGATGGGCAAGCGGGAGGAAACTCGTGATGTTGCTCGTGTTTTGTCTCGCTATAATGACATTATCATGGCACGTGTCTTTGCTCATCAGGTATGATGGTGAGTTGCAGATATTTTTTGTTGGCAGACATTCATTATCCTATGTCCTGagattttaattattgtaaaaaCGTTCAACAGACCCAtctcttttgttttgttaaaTACTTCTAAAGTTTGTCATGCATGTGTTAAtgaaatcaaataatttattctgATGCAGGACATTCTCGATCTCGCAAAATATTCAAGTGTACCTGTTGTTAACGGTCTTACTGACTATAATCATCCTTGCCAAATACTGGCTGATGCCCTTACTATGATTGAACACATTGGTCAACTGGAAGGCACAAAGGTTCGTTCAAGTGGTCTTGGTTTGTTGTATTATTCACTCattattgatttatattttgctaattgaatgTAATGAATGTAACATTCAGGTTGTCTATGTTGGAGATGGGAATAACATTGTGCACTCTTGGCTGCTTTTGGCTGCTGTTATTCCCTTCCATTTTGTATGTGCCTGCCCCAAAGGCTTTGAACCAGATGAAAAAACTGTGGAGAAGGCTAGACAAGCTGGAGTTGGCAAGATTGAAATAACTAATGATCCAAAGGAAGCTGTTAGAGATGCAGATGTTGTCTATTCTGATGTTTGGGCTAGCATGGGACAGAAGGAGGAGGCTGCTTACCGTCGTCAAGTGTTTAAAGGATTTCaggtaattattttttaagaagacCCATATTCTTGAGGACATGTTAAAAGGAGGCTTTGCATTCTCAAGGCCccctcaaactattaaagtacTTTAGAGGAATTTTTGGTGCCTTGGTAGGTGAAATAGCAGAGTGCATCTCATTTCCTCTATATTAGTTCATGACCTCTCTAAAGCCAttacattttaaagaaaatacgAGTAATTAATCTTTTGCACTCCTTTTGGAAGTAGGCTGGTACTGTAGGTCCTTTCTCTAGAGTTATGACTCAGATGTTAATTGAAGTAGCTTCATTAGAGAAGTTAAAACTGTCTGAACATAGTATCATGAATTAATGCGTAGATGGAAAAACTCCACAATGGGGGAGGCTTTtcctttagagagagagagagagagagagagagagagagagatttatctTTTATGATTCTCAATAAAGCTTCATGTGTTTTATGTTGCATTccaactttttattttgattacatcTGTGGGCAAACACCTGCAGGTCGATGAGGCCTTAATGAAGTTGGCTGGCCCTAAAGCTTATTTTATGCATTGTTTACCGGCTGAAAGAGGGGTTGAAGTGACTGACGGTGTAATTGAAGCTCCAAACTCTATTGTCTTCCCACAAGCTGAGAACCGTATGCATGCCCAGAATGCAATTATGCTTCATTTGCTCGGCTTCTGATGATGGAGACTCTCATGA
The window above is part of the Eucalyptus grandis isolate ANBG69807.140 chromosome 6, ASM1654582v1, whole genome shotgun sequence genome. Proteins encoded here:
- the LOC104449007 gene encoding ornithine carbamoyltransferase, chloroplastic; amino-acid sequence: MAAISSHCVSNPSSLSSASSAFSGDNARLPGASVAFPWGSRSLRRRLSCRASSATFPTPSPLQAKEKSELKDFLHISDFDKATIMKILNRASEVKALLKSGERTYLPFKGKTMAMIFAKPSMRTRVSFETGFSLLGGHAIYLGPDDIQMGKREETRDVARVLSRYNDIIMARVFAHQDILDLAKYSSVPVVNGLTDYNHPCQILADALTMIEHIGQLEGTKVVYVGDGNNIVHSWLLLAAVIPFHFVCACPKGFEPDEKTVEKARQAGVGKIEITNDPKEAVRDADVVYSDVWASMGQKEEAAYRRQVFKGFQVDEALMKLAGPKAYFMHCLPAERGVEVTDGVIEAPNSIVFPQAENRMHAQNAIMLHLLGF